ATTTGTTTTGAAACATGGAAAAATAACCCAAAATGTTAAGATTTGGGTCCAGCATGTGATGGAGTATAAACGCAAGTATTGATTGTGGATGGAACCCGGGCATTACAGAGATGACCAGATTTCTATCTTTGTTAAGAAATTGTGACATATTTTACTCCATATAATATCCATTTGGACCAGAATCTCTGGTTGGATcctcttttgccttcagaacagcCCACATTCTTTGttgcatagattcaacaaggtgtccGAAACATCCCCCAAAGTGTTGCACCCTGCTACAGCTTTCTTACCATTTAAATATGGGCATAAAAAATTATCATGGTCTGCAGCTCTGATGTAAATTaatgcaataaaacaaataagatgGTTAGATGTTGAAGTTCAGCTGGTGATGAGAGCTAAAGTCTAAGACTTTAAAAGTTCTGTGCCTTCTGTTGGgatttgatgaaaattcaaatCGTACTTTAATCATCTTCTTGCTCTTTGATGTGGACAGCAGATTGTAGCTTTATGCTTACTGATGCTGGAGGGAGAAGTGTTGGGACGCTTCCAAAagcgtttttattttttttgggatAAACTGCTCGACTGGTCTGGCCTTGGCAACCTGCCTGACCTACAGTCTTGTCTTTGTACTGCCAGATCCCATCCTTACAGCTTTCTCTACCAGGACACGCCGCTCGTCTTTAAATCAGCAGAGCACTCCGGCAGACTGACCAGCCAGTTCAGGACTGAGGGAACTTGATGGTAACCCTGACGGCTCGGTGTCCAACGTGGACGTGAAATAAATCTGCTTTTGGTTTTTGAAGTCGAAGGTCTTCCTGGTGGacagaaaaaaggtttatttgcaGTGTGCGTACAGATTTCAGATCTGTTTGCCTGCAGCAGACAATATTCAGGATTATAACAATGTAGAAACTGCAAAAGAATGTCGtttatatttctacatttaGGTGCCTAGGGTTGATCTGTGGCTCTTCACAGCAGGTCAAGATGCACTGAGCCCTTCTGgatctgggcctgtattctcaAAGATTAATTCCCccctagggggatgataaaATTTCTTATCTctgtattaataattgtatgatttgTTAGAAGTTGATGTGCTCATTTACTCACAATCGAGCCGGTAGCGTTTTAATAATGAACTGTTATTCATTGtttggagaatatctctccATTTTCcttgcttaagacactcttaagctcactaaaagtcctcttcactactcttaacatttgttcGATTTAGGacctctcttaaggcctaagctgctttgtgaataaattttattttaccgagggaaaattctaagaaaaatcttaaaaatcgATAAATTctgagatttttcttagaatgacgccactaggagctacttttagtcttaggattctctGTGAATCTGGGCCCCGGTCAGCAACTGTTGTTCATCCTTCTTAGCAGATAAGAGCTGCTGGACTTCTAATGTGATCCACCATGAGTGGCTTTTTAAGGTCTAATTGCTCTGCTGAAGAAGCAGTGTCAAAAATGTGGACATGGCGCCCTCTGCTGTAAAATAGCTCTAATGCACAATGTAAACAAGTTCCTTAGAATCTGTTACTTACAAAGTTAAGAagtaaattataatttttttctacCCTGATCCTGTATTTGTTGCACTggtggtttttttttacaaatcttttcTGTAAAGATCAATGATCAAAGATGTTTGTGTCTTGTTCAGGTGATCATTGAGGTGACGGAGATGCTGCACAACGCCAGCTTGCTGATAGATGACATTGAGGACAACTCAAAGTTGCGTCGAGGCTTCCCGGTGGCACACAGCATCTACGGCATTCCCTCGGTGATCAACTCTGCCAACTACGTCTACTTCCTGGGGTTGGAGAAGGTGCTGACCCTGGAGCACCCCGAGGCGGTGCGGGTGTTTACCCGCCAGCTGCTGGAGCTGCACCGCGGCCAGGGCCTGGACATCCACTGGAGGGACACCTACACCTGCCCCACGGAGGAGGAGTACCGCCACATGGTGCTGCAGAAGACCGGGGGCCTCTTTGGCCTGGCCGTGGGCCTGATGCAGCTCTTCTCAGACTGGAAGCAGGACCTTAAACCACTCCTGGACACACTGGGCCTCTTTTTCCAGATCCGGGACGACTACGCCAATCTGAGCTCCCATGAATACAGCGAGAACAAGAGTTTCTGTGAGGACCTGACTGAGGGCAAGTTCTCATTTCCAACTATTCATGCCATTTGGTCGCGTCCGGAAAGCACCCAGGTGCAGAACATCCTGAGGCAGCGCACAGAGAACATGGACATTAAAAAATACTGCGTGGACTACCTGGAGAAGGTGGGCTCGTTCGCCTACACCCGTCAGACCCTGCGGGATCTGGAGGCTGAGGCCTACCGCCTCATTAGGGAGTTTGGGGGGAACCCTCAACTGGAGAGCCTGGTTAAACAGCTCAGCTGCATGCATAATGAAGCCGAAGCCTCAGCAGAATACAGCAGAGAGCCACACTTGAGCCAAAACcactgaccccccccccccccccccccccgacacTCCATCATGTTCCCATTTTCCTAAACTCAGCAGATTAGCCGATGCACATTCCTGAAGAGCTCCAAACTTACTGCTGTGTTTTAATCAGACCGCTGTGACAGCAGCGAGCTGATTTGAGTAGAGGAGCTCCAAATATTACTTTTTTCTGAGCTCAAATGTGGCTTAAAATAGTCTCCATGGCTAATTCTTACATCAGAAGTGCTGCAGTGCTCTCAGGAATAAAGATCAAGCAGCAAAACTAGAGTCAGTTTTTGCTTTACCACTTGACAAGATTTTTAGAAAATCTTGAAAGCCTTTGTTTTGATGCACACTCCAGTGGATCTAAGTGCTTTTTGTCTGTTCCAGTTAACACTGTTAATTGAGTGAATGTTGTTTTGACTTAAATCTCTTAACTAAACCCGTATCCATCTGATTTGAGGTTCCTTAATGACTAAATCAGCAGGACGCCAAACCTGCAGTCAACTGTGCAGCTGTTGAGTCTGATTGCTGTGTAACAATACTGGCTTTACGTGCGCAGTTATGAGGTTTCTCCTGCAGATGTTTTACAGCACAAATCCCCACAGTTGCTGTGATGctcacatatttatatattgcCACTGCTGTAATCTTGGATCTTGTTTGCACctgttgaataaaaaatatttaatgataaATAAGGAGGTATTTTTGTCTACTGAGTATGTTCCCATTGACATCAGGGCTTCCTTGAGTCTTATTTAAACTCGGATAACGGCACCACCTGTTGACGACTTGCATaattcagatgttttctgtcaGAAAATTATGttgcttccttttttcttttttacaagcTTCTTTAATAACTCTGTTGGCGTATGGGCGATCACACTCCCATTCATTTTACCGAACACATTAGTCAACTGTATGAAAACATGGGATTTCATGTTGCACTAAACCGTGTGTGTTTTTATACTAGGTTTATAAGGTTTATTCTATTTTGCTTCTAAGGTTCTGGTAAGAAGTTTACACACCCAGGGTGAAATGTTGATATAActtgaatgatttttaaaaagttgaTGTGCAAGGTGGACCTTTAGAGTTCTCCTTCACATGGACCAACAATGATTAAATGTCTTTTAGTAATTTGCAAAGATAAACACATGACTTCTGTTGGCATCTGGTTGCATATTTAACCACTTTAAGCAGAAATGGTGAAGTTCCTTTTGGACAATGAGCATTTTTGCCTCCAAATCCTCTACACTGGACccaggatcctttttttaaagatgtggtTTTGAATTGCTAACCAAACACCatgatttaaataattatccAGTCATGATTTTTAGTA
This genomic stretch from Girardinichthys multiradiatus isolate DD_20200921_A chromosome 22, DD_fGirMul_XY1, whole genome shotgun sequence harbors:
- the ggps1 gene encoding geranylgeranyl pyrophosphate synthase isoform X1 codes for the protein MSQYREKNYKRLQLPLLKKSLKESYLEAMDGSSKLASDRILLEPYKYLLQLPGKQVRTKLSQAFNHWLNVPEDKLQVIIEVTEMLHNASLLIDDIEDNSKLRRGFPVAHSIYGIPSVINSANYVYFLGLEKVLTLEHPEAVRVFTRQLLELHRGQGLDIHWRDTYTCPTEEEYRHMVLQKTGGLFGLAVGLMQLFSDWKQDLKPLLDTLGLFFQIRDDYANLSSHEYSENKSFCEDLTEGKFSFPTIHAIWSRPESTQVQNILRQRTENMDIKKYCVDYLEKVGSFAYTRQTLRDLEAEAYRLIREFGGNPQLESLVKQLSCMHNEAEASAEYSREPHLSQNH
- the ggps1 gene encoding geranylgeranyl pyrophosphate synthase isoform X4: MDGSSKLASDRILLEPYKYLLQLPGKQVRTKLSQAFNHWLNVPEDKLQVIIEVTEMLHNASLLIDDIEDNSKLRRGFPVAHSIYGIPSVINSANYVYFLGLEKVLTLEHPEAVRVFTRQLLELHRGQGLDIHWRDTYTCPTEEEYRHMVLQKTGGLFGLAVGLMQLFSDWKQDLKPLLDTLGLFFQIRDDYANLSSHEYSENKSFCEDLTEGKFSFPTIHAIWSRPESTQVQNILRQRTENMDIKKYCVDYLEKVGSFAYTRQTLRDLEAEAYRLIREFGGNPQLESLVKQLSCMHNEAEASAEYSREPHLSQNH
- the ggps1 gene encoding geranylgeranyl pyrophosphate synthase isoform X5 is translated as MLHNASLLIDDIEDNSKLRRGFPVAHSIYGIPSVINSANYVYFLGLEKVLTLEHPEAVRVFTRQLLELHRGQGLDIHWRDTYTCPTEEEYRHMVLQKTGGLFGLAVGLMQLFSDWKQDLKPLLDTLGLFFQIRDDYANLSSHEYSENKSFCEDLTEGKFSFPTIHAIWSRPESTQVQNILRQRTENMDIKKYCVDYLEKVGSFAYTRQTLRDLEAEAYRLIREFGGNPQLESLVKQLSCMHNEAEASAEYSREPHLSQNH
- the ggps1 gene encoding geranylgeranyl pyrophosphate synthase isoform X3, translating into MFLLVRKRLKESYLEAMDGSSKLASDRILLEPYKYLLQLPGKQVRTKLSQAFNHWLNVPEDKLQVIIEVTEMLHNASLLIDDIEDNSKLRRGFPVAHSIYGIPSVINSANYVYFLGLEKVLTLEHPEAVRVFTRQLLELHRGQGLDIHWRDTYTCPTEEEYRHMVLQKTGGLFGLAVGLMQLFSDWKQDLKPLLDTLGLFFQIRDDYANLSSHEYSENKSFCEDLTEGKFSFPTIHAIWSRPESTQVQNILRQRTENMDIKKYCVDYLEKVGSFAYTRQTLRDLEAEAYRLIREFGGNPQLESLVKQLSCMHNEAEASAEYSREPHLSQNH
- the ggps1 gene encoding geranylgeranyl pyrophosphate synthase isoform X2, whose product is MMLAVLLSIVRSSLKESYLEAMDGSSKLASDRILLEPYKYLLQLPGKQVRTKLSQAFNHWLNVPEDKLQVIIEVTEMLHNASLLIDDIEDNSKLRRGFPVAHSIYGIPSVINSANYVYFLGLEKVLTLEHPEAVRVFTRQLLELHRGQGLDIHWRDTYTCPTEEEYRHMVLQKTGGLFGLAVGLMQLFSDWKQDLKPLLDTLGLFFQIRDDYANLSSHEYSENKSFCEDLTEGKFSFPTIHAIWSRPESTQVQNILRQRTENMDIKKYCVDYLEKVGSFAYTRQTLRDLEAEAYRLIREFGGNPQLESLVKQLSCMHNEAEASAEYSREPHLSQNH